In Kazachstania africana CBS 2517 chromosome 4, complete genome, the following are encoded in one genomic region:
- the RRP4 gene encoding exosome non-catalytic core subunit RRP4 (similar to Saccharomyces cerevisiae RRP4 (YHR069C); ancestral locus Anc_5.345): protein MSEVITIVKGKGSFQQTPLSNDSRYESDDEDVYMSDSEAQQNNEDLAKSQIVTPGELVTDDPIWMRGHGTYFLDNMTYSSVAGTVSRVNRLLSVTPLRGRYSPETGDHIVGRIAEVGNKRWKVDIGGKQHAVLMLGSVNLPGGILRRKSESDELQMRSFLKEGDLLNAEVQSLFQDGSASLHTRSLKYGKLRNGLFCQVPSSLIVRSKNHTHNLPGNVTIVLGVNGYIWLRKTSKMDLARDSPMAGSSGSANGPTGATSLNPTQNVSITRLEEESSWQIYSDENDPDISNSMRQTVTRYANVIKALAYCEIGITQERIISAYEASMAYPNIGSLIERENMEALGADIINAEKMRGNGV, encoded by the coding sequence ATGTCTGAAGTGATCACAATAGTCAAGGGAAAAGGTAGTTTCCAACAGACACCTTTATCTAATGACAGCAGATACGAATccgatgatgaagatgtcTATATGTCAGATTCTGAAGCTCAACAAAATAACGAGGATTTAGCCAAATCACAGATCGTTACACCAGGTGAATTGGTTACGGATGACCCGATATGGATGAGAGGTCATGGTACCTACTTTCTTGATAACATGACTTATTCCTCAGTGGCAGGTACCGTTTCTAGAGTCAATAGATTATTATCTGTGACTCCACTAAGAGGACGTTATTCACCTGAAACTGGTGATCACATCGTGGGAAGAATCGCAGAAGTCGGCAATAAGAGATGGAAAGTCGATATAGGTGGTAAACAGCATGCTGTTTTAATGCTTGGTTCTGTTAATCTACCGGGTGGTATCTTGAGGAGAAAATCTGAAAGTGATGAATTACAAATGAGAagttttttaaaagaaggTGATCTATTAAATGCTGAAGTACAATCCCTATTTCAAGATGGTAGTGCTTCTTTACATACCAGATCTTTGAAATACGGTAAACTAAGAAACGGACTCTTCTGTCAAGTACCAAGTTCGCTAATTGTTAGATCCAAGAATCATACACATAACCTTCCGGGAAATGTTACCATCGTACTCGGTGTAAATGGGTACATTTGGCTTAGAAAGACTTCTAAAATGGATTTGGCAAGAGATTCGCCAATGGCTGGTAGTAGTGGAAGTGCAAATGGGCCAACCGGTGCTACATCATTAAATCCTACACAAAATGTGTCTATAACAAgattagaagaagaatcttcATGGCAAATATATTccgatgaaaatgatccaGATATCAGCAATAGTATGAGACAAACAGTAACCCGTTATGCTAATGTAATCAAGGCATTGGCATATTGTGAAATTGGAATAACACAAGAACGTATTATTAGCGCATATGAGGCCAGTATGGCTTATCCAAATATTGGATCATtaattgaaagagaaaatatggAAGCACTAGGTGCTGATATTATAAATGCAGAAAAGATGAGAGGAAACGGAGTCTAA
- the ERG7 gene encoding lanosterol synthase ERG7 (similar to Saccharomyces cerevisiae ERG7 (YHR072W); ancestral locus Anc_5.351) encodes MTTFYSDEVGLEKTDPRLWRLRTDDLGRQTWDYIDQLDAESDPQTTFVQWLLQLPGFPSPNPDIKNGDDSFTAKDACYNGATFFKLLQDGNSGIFPCQYKGPMFMTIGYVAVNYIAGIEIPEHEKIELIRYIVNTAHPVDGGWGLHSVDKSTAFGTAINYVILRLLGLSKHHTVCVRARDTLLRLGGAIGVPHWGKIWLSVLNLYSWEGVNPAPPETWLLPYYLPIHPGRWWVHTRGVYLPISYLSLVRYSTECTPLLEEIRKEIYVKPFDDINFSQHRNTVCGVDLYYPHSTLLDTANKAIVLYEKFLRPTWLAEKSRKAIYELIEKEAQNTDYLCIAPVNQAFCALATLIEEGVESKPFRKYQERFKDALFHGPQGMTVTGTNGVQTWDCAFAIQYLFIAGLAEQPEFYDAVSAAFKFLCRSQFDTECVPGSFRDKRVGAWGFSTKTQGYTVSDCTAESIKAIIMVRNSPVFAKIHDEITDERLCKGIDILLDLQNMGSFEFGSFATYEKIKAPLILEKLNPAEVFGNIMVEYPYVECTDSSVLGLTYFHRHYKYRHEEISDRIQLAIRYIKNAQQDDGSWYGSWGICFTYAGMFAMEALQSVGELYENSDAVHKGCDFLVSKQMPDGGWSESMKSSELHTYVSTKESLVVQTAWVLIALLLAKYPDKQVIDRGISLLKSRQEPSGEWKFESVEGVFNHSCAIEYPSYRFLFPIKALGLYVKEYGAQGI; translated from the coding sequence ATGACTACTTTTTATTCAGATGAGGTTGGTCTAGAAAAGACTGACCCACGACTTTGGAGACTCCGTACGGACGACCTGGGGCGCCAGACATGGGATTATATCGATCAATTAGACGCTGAATCTGATCCACAGACCACTTTTGTACAATGGTTGTTACAATTGCCAGGATTTCCCAGCCCTAATCcagatatcaaaaatggGGATGATAGTTTTACTGCCAAAGATGCCTGTTACAATGGTGCCACCTTTTTCAAGCTCTTACAGGATGGAAACTCTGGTATTTTCCCTTGCCAGTACAAGGGACCCATGTTTATGACAATAGGCTACGTGGCAGTCAACTACATTGCAGGTATAGAGATCCCTGAACATGAAAAGATCGAATTGATCAGGTATATAGTCAATACTGCGCATCCAGTAGACGGGGGATGGGGCTTACATTCAGTCGATAAATCCACCGCATTTGGAACAGCTATAAATTATGTCATATTGAGACTGCTGGGCCTTTCTAAGCATCACACGGTTTGTGTTAGAGCTAGGGATACTTTACTAAGATTAGGTGGCGCCATAGGTGTGCCTCATTGGGGAAAAATATGGTTGAGTGTATTGAATCTTTATAGTTGGGAAGGTGTCAATCCTGCTCCACCTGAGACGTGGCTATTGCCATATTATTTGCCCATACACCCTGGAAGATGGTGGGTTCACACAAGAGGTGTCTATTTACCAATCAGCTATCTATCTCTGGTACGCTACTCTACAGAATGCACACCGCTGTTGGAAGAGATAAGAAAAGAGATCTATGTTAAACCATTTGACGATATAAATTTCAGCCAGCATAGAAACACAGTTTGTGGTGTTGATTTATACTATCCGCATTCTACACTATTAGATACCGCTAATAAAGCAATTGTTCTTTACGAGAAGTTTTTGAGACCTACGTGGCTAGCTGAAAAATCTAGAAAAGCAATTTACGAATTAATTGAGAAAGAGGCTCAAAATACTGACTATTTATGTATCGCCCCAGTCAATCAAGCGTTTTGTGCTTTGGCTACATTAATTGAAGAAGGCGTCGAGTCCAAACCATTTAGAAAGTATCAAGAGAGATTTAAAGATGCTTTATTTCATGGGCCACAAGGTATGACTGTGACTGGGACAAATGGTGTTCAAACATGGGACTGTGCATTTGCAATCCAATATTTGTTCATTGCGGGACTTGCTGAGCAACCTGAATTTTATGATGCAGTAAGTGCTGCATTTAAGTTTCTATGTCGTTCCCAATTCGATACAGAATGTGTCCCTGGTTCTTTTAGAGATAAGAGAGTCGGCGCCTGGGGTTTTTCTACGAAGACTCAAGGTTACACCGTTTCTGACTGTACTGCAGAAAGTATAAAAGCAATCATAATGGTGAGAAACTCCCCCGTATTTGCTAAGATACATGATGAGATTACAGACGAAAGACTATGCAAAGGTATTGACATTTTGCTAGACTTACAAAATATGGGTTCTTTCGAATTTGGTTCATTTGCAACTtatgaaaagataaaagCCCCATTAATCTTGGAGAAATTAAACCCTGCTGAAGTTTTTGGGAACATTATGGTTGAATATCCATACGTGGAGTGCACTGATTCTTCAGTTTTGGGGCTTACTTACTTTCATAGACATTACAAGTATCGCCATGAAGAAATCTCTGATAGAATCCAGCTTGCTATAAGATACATCAAGAATGCTCAACAGGATGATGGCAGTTGGTATGGTAGCTGGGGTATCTGTTTCACATATGCGGGCATGTTTGCCATGGAAGCCCTACAATCCGTCGGCGAGCTGTACGAAAACTCTGATGCTGTGCATAAAGGCTGTGATTTCTTGGTTAGTAAACAAATGCCTGATGGGGGATGGAGTGAATCGATGAAGTCCAGTGAACTTCACACCTATGTCAGCACGAAAGAATCACTGGTGGTGCAAACAGCCTGGGTGCTAATTGCGTTGCTCTTGGCGAAATACCCAGATAAACAAGTCATCGACAGAGGTATATCCCTGTTGAAGAGTAGGCAAGAACCTTCCGGTGAATGGAAATTTGAGAGTGTAGAAGGGGTGTTCAACCACTCCTGTGCAATCGAATATCCAAGTTACAGATTTTTGTTTCCTATCAAGGCCCTGGGATTATATGTAAAAGAGTACGGAGCTCAAGGTATATAA